Proteins encoded in a region of the Mycolicibacterium neoaurum genome:
- the iolC gene encoding 5-dehydro-2-deoxygluconokinase translates to MSSAPQPSADPFDVIAVGRSGVDIYPLQTGVGLDEVETFGKFLGGSAANVAVAAARLGNRTALISGTGDDPFGRFVRNELGRLGVDNRYVGIHGRYPTPVTFCEIFPPDDFPLYFYRKPSAPDLQIEPGEIDTDAVRTSRLFWATLTGLSEEPSRSAHFHAWTARGRKPLTVLDLDYRPMFWADPAAAREQAVRALGHVTVAVGNREECEIAVGETVPHRAADALLDLGVELAIVKQGPRGVLGKTRHSSVTVAPNDVDVVNGLGAGDAFGGSLIHGLLRNWPLEKTLRYANAAGAIVASRLECSTAMPTAAEVAELAEQSAVEAVNV, encoded by the coding sequence GTGTCGTCAGCACCGCAGCCATCAGCCGATCCGTTCGATGTCATCGCCGTCGGCCGAAGCGGTGTCGACATCTACCCGCTGCAGACCGGTGTGGGACTCGACGAGGTCGAGACGTTCGGTAAGTTCCTCGGCGGCAGCGCTGCCAACGTCGCCGTGGCCGCCGCGCGACTGGGCAACCGGACCGCCCTGATCTCGGGAACCGGTGATGATCCGTTCGGAAGGTTCGTCCGCAACGAGTTGGGCCGCCTCGGAGTCGACAATCGCTACGTGGGCATCCACGGCCGCTACCCCACGCCGGTGACCTTCTGTGAGATCTTCCCGCCCGACGATTTTCCGCTCTACTTCTATCGCAAGCCCTCGGCGCCGGATCTGCAGATCGAGCCCGGCGAGATCGACACCGATGCCGTGCGCACCAGCCGGTTGTTCTGGGCCACCCTGACCGGCCTGTCCGAAGAGCCCAGTCGCAGTGCGCATTTCCATGCGTGGACCGCACGCGGCCGAAAGCCGCTGACCGTACTCGACCTCGACTACCGGCCGATGTTCTGGGCCGACCCCGCCGCAGCACGCGAGCAGGCCGTGCGTGCCCTCGGCCACGTCACCGTCGCCGTGGGCAATCGCGAGGAGTGCGAGATCGCGGTCGGCGAAACCGTTCCCCATCGCGCCGCCGATGCGTTGCTCGATCTCGGGGTGGAACTGGCCATCGTCAAACAGGGCCCACGCGGCGTGCTCGGCAAGACCAGGCACAGTTCGGTGACCGTCGCACCCAACGACGTCGACGTCGTCAACGGTCTGGGTGCCGGCGACGCGTTCGGTGGCAGCCTCATTCACGGTCTGCTGCGGAACTGGCCGCTGGAGAAGACCCTGCGTTACGCCAACGCCGCCGGTGCCATCGTGGCGTCCCGGTTGGAATGTTCGACGGCCATGCCCACAGCCGCCGAGGTCGCCGAACTCGCCGAGCAGAGCGCCGTGGAGGCCGTCAATGTCTGA
- a CDS encoding substrate-binding domain-containing protein — translation MTARANSRGIRSLRRWAALTGVGVLALGMAACSSTGGNPDTAGGNGSGGGTVDTPRVTIAMITHEAPGDSFWDLIRKGAETAAKKDNVELRYSSDPEAPNQANLVQSAVDANVDGIAVTLAKPDAMRAAVQAAAAKGIPVVAFNAGMDTWQDMGVQEFFGQDGYIAGQGAGERVAKDGAKKAICIIHEQGNVDLEARCAGMKNTFGATEILNVNGKDMPSVESTITAKLQQDPAIDMIVALGAPFALTAVTSAKNANSSAKIGTFDTNAALVDAIKGGDIQWAVDQQPYLQGYLAVDSLWLYLNNKNVIGGGKPTLTGPAFIDNTNIDAVAELAKGGTR, via the coding sequence ATGACCGCTCGCGCGAATAGTCGAGGAATCCGGTCGTTGCGCCGCTGGGCGGCACTGACCGGGGTGGGCGTGCTGGCGCTCGGGATGGCGGCCTGCTCGTCGACAGGCGGCAACCCGGACACCGCGGGTGGGAACGGTTCGGGCGGCGGAACGGTCGACACCCCGCGCGTGACGATCGCGATGATCACCCACGAGGCGCCCGGTGACTCTTTCTGGGACCTCATTCGCAAGGGCGCCGAGACGGCGGCGAAGAAGGACAACGTCGAGCTCCGCTACTCCAGCGATCCCGAGGCGCCCAACCAGGCGAACCTGGTCCAAAGTGCCGTCGACGCCAATGTCGACGGTATCGCGGTCACGCTGGCCAAACCCGACGCCATGCGCGCCGCGGTCCAGGCCGCCGCGGCCAAGGGAATCCCCGTCGTGGCCTTCAACGCGGGCATGGACACCTGGCAGGACATGGGTGTGCAGGAGTTCTTCGGTCAGGACGGCTACATCGCCGGCCAGGGGGCGGGCGAGCGTGTGGCCAAAGATGGTGCAAAGAAAGCCATCTGCATCATCCACGAGCAGGGGAACGTCGACCTCGAGGCCCGCTGCGCAGGTATGAAGAACACCTTCGGGGCCACCGAAATCCTCAATGTCAACGGCAAGGACATGCCCTCGGTCGAATCGACCATCACCGCCAAGCTCCAGCAGGATCCGGCCATCGACATGATCGTCGCCCTCGGCGCTCCGTTCGCGCTGACCGCGGTCACCTCGGCCAAGAACGCCAACAGCTCGGCAAAGATCGGCACGTTCGACACCAACGCGGCGCTGGTCGACGCCATCAAGGGCGGCGACATCCAGTGGGCGGTCGACCAGCAGCCCTACCTTCAGGGCTACCTCGCCGTCGACTCGCTGTGGCTCTACCTGAACAACAAGAACGTCATCGGTGGCGGCAAACCGACGTTGACCGGCCCCGCCTTCATCGACAACACCAATATCGACGCCGTGGCCGAACTGGCCAAGGGCGGAACTCGCTAG
- a CDS encoding ABC transporter permease: protein MSTQTEVTLENHKVVRDERVKERNRLQRILIRPEMGAGIGAIGIFVAFLVVAAPFREASSLATVLYASSTIGIMACGVALLMIGGEFDLSAGVAVTFSSLAASMLAYNLHLNLWVGAALALVLSLVVGFFNGFLVMKTKIPSFLITLSTFFMLAGINLAVTKLVAGQVATQSVSDMAGWDSAQKVFSSSFTVFGVGIRVTVLWWLVFTLVATWVLFKTRIGNWIFAVGGDAESARAIGIPVTKVKIGLFMFVGFCAWFVGMHLLFAFNTVQSGQGIGNEFFYIIAAVIGGCLLTGGYGTAIGAAIGAFIFGMTNQGIVYAGWDPDWFKFFLGGMLLFAVIANNAFRNYAAKK from the coding sequence ATGTCCACCCAGACCGAGGTGACCCTCGAGAACCACAAGGTCGTCCGCGACGAACGCGTCAAGGAACGAAATCGGCTACAGCGCATACTTATCCGTCCGGAGATGGGTGCCGGTATCGGCGCGATCGGAATCTTCGTCGCCTTCCTCGTCGTGGCGGCTCCGTTCCGCGAAGCGTCGTCGCTGGCCACCGTGCTCTACGCCAGCAGCACCATCGGCATCATGGCCTGCGGTGTCGCGCTGCTGATGATCGGTGGCGAATTCGACCTCTCGGCCGGTGTCGCGGTGACGTTCAGTTCGCTGGCCGCATCGATGCTCGCCTACAACCTGCACCTCAACCTCTGGGTCGGGGCCGCGCTGGCGCTGGTGCTGTCGTTGGTGGTGGGCTTCTTCAACGGTTTCCTGGTGATGAAGACCAAGATTCCCAGCTTCCTGATCACGCTGAGCACGTTCTTCATGCTGGCCGGTATCAACCTGGCCGTCACCAAACTGGTTGCCGGACAGGTGGCCACTCAGAGCGTCAGCGATATGGCCGGCTGGGACTCTGCACAGAAGGTGTTCTCCTCCAGCTTCACCGTTTTCGGTGTCGGCATCCGGGTCACCGTGTTGTGGTGGCTGGTGTTCACCTTGGTCGCCACCTGGGTGCTTTTCAAGACCAGGATCGGCAACTGGATCTTCGCCGTCGGCGGCGACGCCGAAAGTGCTCGCGCCATCGGCATTCCGGTGACCAAGGTCAAGATCGGGCTGTTCATGTTCGTCGGGTTCTGCGCGTGGTTCGTCGGCATGCACCTGTTGTTCGCGTTCAACACCGTGCAGTCCGGCCAGGGCATCGGAAACGAGTTCTTCTACATTATCGCCGCGGTCATCGGTGGCTGCCTGCTCACCGGTGGGTACGGCACCGCGATCGGCGCCGCCATCGGTGCGTTCATCTTCGGTATGACCAACCAGGGCATCGTCTATGCGGGCTGGGACCCGGACTGGTTCAAGTTCTTCCTCGGCGGCATGCTGCTGTTCGCGGTGATCGCCAACAATGCCTTCCGTAACTACGCAGCGAAGAAGTGA
- a CDS encoding ATP-binding cassette domain-containing protein: MTATVETPSNAVSDGKKVPLVELRNVGKSYGNITALKDISLRVHAGEVTGILGDNGAGKSTLIKIIAGLHQQTEGELLVDGEATTFSSPADALDKGIATVYQNLAVVPLMPVWRNFFLGQEVRKKSFPWSLDANAMRATTLAELSKMGIELPDVDAPIGSLSGGQRQCVAIARAVFFGARVLILDEPTAALGVKQSGVVLKYITAAKEAGFGVVFITHNPHHAHMVGDHFVLLNRGRQKLDCTYDDITLEHLTQQMAGGDELEALSHELGR; encoded by the coding sequence ATGACCGCAACAGTCGAAACCCCCAGCAACGCAGTCTCGGACGGGAAGAAGGTGCCGCTGGTCGAGCTGCGCAATGTCGGCAAGTCCTATGGCAACATCACCGCTCTCAAGGACATCAGCCTGCGGGTACACGCCGGCGAGGTCACCGGCATTCTCGGCGACAACGGCGCCGGAAAGTCCACGCTGATCAAGATCATCGCGGGCCTGCATCAGCAGACCGAGGGTGAACTGCTCGTCGATGGCGAGGCCACCACGTTCTCCTCGCCGGCCGACGCGCTGGACAAGGGCATCGCGACGGTCTACCAGAACCTGGCCGTCGTCCCGTTGATGCCGGTGTGGCGCAACTTCTTCCTGGGCCAAGAGGTCCGCAAGAAGTCGTTCCCGTGGTCGCTGGACGCCAACGCGATGCGGGCCACCACCCTGGCCGAGTTGTCGAAGATGGGCATCGAACTGCCCGATGTCGACGCACCGATCGGTTCACTGTCCGGCGGGCAGCGTCAGTGCGTCGCCATCGCACGGGCGGTCTTCTTCGGTGCGCGGGTGCTGATCCTTGACGAGCCGACCGCGGCCCTGGGCGTCAAGCAGTCCGGCGTGGTGCTCAAATACATCACCGCGGCCAAGGAGGCCGGGTTCGGCGTCGTGTTCATCACGCACAACCCGCACCATGCCCACATGGTCGGGGACCATTTCGTGCTGCTCAACCGCGGCCGTCAGAAGCTGGATTGCACGTATGACGACATCACGCTGGAGCATCTGACCCAGCAGATGGCCGGTGGTGACGAGCTCGAGGCGCTCAGCCACGAGCTCGGCCGCTGA
- a CDS encoding GntR family transcriptional regulator, translating into MDVPLAVELDRSSPVPLYYQLAQAIEAAIRSGELAPGDRFENELSLAGRLALSRPTTRRAIQELVDKGLLVRKRGVGTQVVQNPVHRRVELTSLFDDLAKSGQDPTTQLLEYRRGVVDDEIAAELNLSTDHEIVTVQRLRYANGEPLAIMTNHLPAEIAPDAGELEASGLYQALRGRGVHIRLARQRIGARPAQRTEARLLEEKVGAPLLTMSRTAFDDSGRAVEFGSHCYRASRYYFETTLVDR; encoded by the coding sequence GTGGACGTGCCCCTAGCGGTCGAACTCGACAGGTCAAGCCCTGTGCCCCTCTATTACCAGCTCGCCCAGGCGATCGAGGCGGCGATCCGCAGTGGGGAACTCGCCCCGGGCGACAGATTCGAGAACGAGTTGTCCCTTGCGGGCCGATTGGCGCTGTCACGGCCCACAACCCGCCGTGCCATCCAGGAGCTGGTGGACAAGGGGCTGCTGGTCCGAAAGCGCGGTGTCGGCACCCAGGTGGTGCAGAACCCCGTGCACCGGCGCGTCGAATTGACCAGCCTCTTCGACGATCTCGCAAAATCGGGCCAGGATCCGACAACGCAACTGTTGGAGTACCGCCGAGGCGTCGTCGACGACGAGATCGCCGCCGAGCTCAATCTTTCCACCGACCATGAGATCGTCACCGTGCAGCGGTTGCGGTATGCCAACGGAGAGCCGCTGGCCATCATGACCAACCATCTACCCGCCGAGATCGCCCCGGACGCCGGCGAACTCGAGGCGAGCGGGTTGTATCAGGCCTTGCGCGGCAGAGGTGTGCACATCCGGCTGGCCCGGCAACGCATCGGTGCGAGGCCGGCGCAACGCACCGAGGCGCGGCTGCTCGAAGAGAAGGTCGGAGCACCGTTGCTGACCATGAGCCGGACGGCTTTCGATGACTCCGGGCGCGCGGTCGAATTCGGGAGTCACTGCTACCGGGCGTCGCGGTACTACTTCGAGACCACACTCGTCGACAGGTGA
- a CDS encoding SRPBCC family protein: MTTTLKTEDAGKQAVSRSVQVTAPVATLFEQIADPHRHHEIDGSGTVRDVEVKGPHRLSEGDKFTVGMTQYGLPYKITSKVTTVRENEIVEWQHPLGHKWRWEFAEVSPGITKVTETFDYSTAKVPFVIELLGMQKRNAQGIEKTLTGLADRYLTH, translated from the coding sequence ATGACGACGACACTGAAGACAGAAGACGCCGGAAAGCAGGCCGTCAGCCGTAGCGTGCAGGTCACCGCACCGGTGGCGACGCTGTTCGAGCAGATCGCCGACCCGCACCGGCACCACGAGATCGACGGGTCGGGCACTGTTCGCGACGTCGAGGTCAAGGGCCCACACCGGTTGTCCGAAGGCGACAAGTTCACGGTCGGCATGACCCAGTACGGGCTGCCCTACAAGATCACATCGAAGGTGACGACGGTCAGGGAGAACGAGATCGTCGAGTGGCAGCATCCGCTCGGTCACAAGTGGCGCTGGGAGTTCGCCGAGGTGAGTCCGGGCATCACCAAGGTCACCGAGACCTTCGACTACTCCACGGCCAAAGTGCCGTTCGTCATCGAGCTACTCGGCATGCAGAAACGGAATGCCCAGGGCATCGAGAAGACGTTGACCGGTCTTGCCGACAGGTATCTGACGCACTGA
- a CDS encoding sugar phosphate isomerase/epimerase — translation MSIKLAGAPISWGVCEVPGWGFQLEPEQVLAEMRGVGLTATELGPEGFLPTDAEELKSVLAEHQLSCVGGFVPVVLHQVDHDPAEDLAGPLDSLIAAGAGVVVLAAATGADGYDSRPVLDDTQWNTLLANLDRLAAIIADRGLLAVLHPHVGTIVETRAEVDRVLTGSSIPLCLDTGHLLIGGTDPLELAKAVPQRIAHAHLKDVDAALAAKVQSGELSYTAAVKAGMYTPLGTGDVDIEAIVGVLRDNGFDGWFVMEQDTILDGAPGGDGPVADVRASVAFLSGITA, via the coding sequence ATGAGCATCAAACTTGCCGGAGCGCCCATTTCCTGGGGTGTCTGCGAGGTTCCCGGCTGGGGCTTCCAGCTCGAACCCGAACAGGTGCTGGCCGAGATGCGCGGTGTCGGGCTGACCGCCACCGAACTCGGACCGGAGGGCTTCCTGCCCACCGACGCCGAGGAACTGAAGTCCGTCCTGGCCGAGCACCAGCTCAGCTGCGTGGGCGGCTTCGTCCCGGTGGTCCTGCACCAAGTGGATCACGACCCGGCCGAAGACCTTGCCGGACCGCTGGATTCGCTGATCGCCGCCGGCGCCGGTGTGGTGGTGCTGGCCGCCGCCACCGGTGCCGATGGCTACGACTCGCGGCCCGTGCTCGACGACACACAGTGGAACACGTTGCTGGCCAACCTGGACCGGCTGGCCGCCATCATCGCCGACCGCGGCCTGTTGGCCGTGCTGCACCCCCATGTCGGCACGATCGTGGAAACCCGCGCCGAAGTCGACCGGGTGCTCACCGGCTCGTCGATCCCGCTGTGCCTGGACACCGGACACCTACTCATCGGCGGCACCGACCCCCTGGAGCTGGCCAAGGCCGTCCCGCAGCGCATCGCGCACGCCCATCTCAAGGACGTCGACGCGGCGTTGGCCGCCAAGGTGCAATCCGGCGAACTCAGCTACACCGCGGCCGTCAAGGCGGGCATGTACACCCCGCTGGGGACCGGCGATGTGGATATCGAAGCCATCGTCGGTGTGTTGCGCGACAACGGGTTCGACGGTTGGTTCGTGATGGAGCAGGACACCATTCTCGACGGCGCACCCGGCGGTGACGGACCGGTGGCCGATGTGCGAGCCAGCGTCGCCTTCCTCAGCGGCATCACGGCCTGA
- a CDS encoding Cgl0159 family (beta/alpha)8-fold protein has product MSDALCRDYTEVTELRAADPASVTKAWHARSTRPTVRGDGRLMIVAADHPARGALSVGARATAMNSRIDLLDRLRTALADPGVDGVLATADILDDLVLLGALEDKVVFSSLNRGGLAGSVFELDDRMTGATAASTADARMNGGKMLCRIDLDDPGTVSTLAGCAQAVDQLAAHGLIAMLEPFLSTRVDGKVRNDLSPDAVIKSVHIAQGLGSTSAYTWLKLPVVPEMDRVMESTTMPTLLLGGDPTDPDEAFATWASALALPAVRGLIVGRTLLYPPDDDVASAVAGAVGLVR; this is encoded by the coding sequence ATGTCTGACGCCCTGTGCCGCGATTACACCGAGGTCACCGAGTTGCGCGCGGCCGATCCAGCCTCGGTGACGAAGGCGTGGCATGCCCGCAGTACCCGCCCCACGGTGCGGGGCGACGGCAGGCTGATGATCGTGGCGGCCGACCATCCGGCACGCGGCGCGCTGTCGGTCGGCGCCAGGGCGACCGCGATGAACAGCCGCATCGACCTACTCGACCGGTTACGGACGGCATTGGCCGATCCCGGTGTCGACGGCGTGCTGGCGACCGCGGACATCCTCGACGACCTGGTGCTGCTGGGAGCGTTGGAGGACAAGGTCGTGTTCTCGTCGCTCAACCGTGGCGGCCTGGCCGGTTCGGTCTTCGAACTCGACGACAGGATGACCGGCGCGACCGCGGCCTCGACCGCCGACGCCCGCATGAACGGCGGGAAGATGTTGTGCCGCATCGATCTCGACGATCCCGGCACCGTCTCGACGCTTGCCGGCTGCGCGCAGGCCGTCGACCAACTGGCCGCCCACGGGTTGATCGCCATGCTCGAACCGTTCCTGTCCACCCGAGTCGACGGCAAGGTCCGCAACGACCTCTCCCCCGACGCGGTGATCAAGAGCGTGCACATCGCCCAGGGTCTCGGCTCGACATCGGCGTACACCTGGCTCAAGTTGCCCGTTGTGCCTGAGATGGACCGGGTGATGGAATCGACGACGATGCCCACCCTGCTGCTCGGCGGTGATCCGACCGACCCGGATGAGGCCTTCGCGACGTGGGCGTCGGCGCTGGCCCTGCCCGCGGTACGCGGTCTGATCGTCGGGCGCACCTTGCTCTACCCGCCCGATGACGACGTGGCCTCCGCGGTCGCCGGTGCCGTCGGATTGGTGCGGTGA
- a CDS encoding Gfo/Idh/MocA family oxidoreductase produces MTTIGVIGLGRIGAFHTETLAGLDGIDRLVITDERADVTAAVAAKHGATAVGSVEELLASGIDGVVVAAATPAHAELTLAAVERGIPTFCEKPIASTAAESARVAETITRTGVPVQVGYQRRFDAAFAAAKAAVDDGSLGILHTVRSTTMDPAPPPLDYIKGSGGIFRDCAVHDFDVVRWITGQQAVEVYATGSVQGDPRFAEYGDVDTAAVVVRFDGGALGVISNARYNARGYDCRLEIHGFDDSVAAGWDQGAPLRNVDPANKFPTGPAHNFFMDRFTEAFRTELAAFVEVAEGGPVRGATVADAVEVAWLAEAATESLRRGTPVRIDDVKGKVTGA; encoded by the coding sequence ATGACCACCATCGGTGTGATCGGACTGGGCCGCATCGGCGCATTCCACACCGAAACCCTTGCCGGACTCGACGGGATCGACAGGCTGGTGATCACCGACGAACGCGCCGACGTGACGGCGGCGGTGGCCGCCAAGCACGGCGCCACGGCAGTCGGGTCCGTCGAGGAACTGTTGGCATCCGGTATCGACGGCGTCGTGGTCGCCGCCGCTACCCCGGCGCATGCCGAACTCACCCTCGCCGCGGTCGAGCGCGGCATCCCGACGTTCTGCGAGAAGCCGATCGCCTCGACCGCCGCCGAGAGCGCTCGGGTCGCCGAGACCATCACACGCACCGGGGTGCCGGTGCAGGTGGGCTATCAGCGCCGCTTCGACGCCGCGTTCGCCGCGGCCAAGGCCGCCGTCGACGACGGCAGCCTCGGCATCCTGCACACCGTCCGCAGCACCACCATGGATCCCGCTCCCCCGCCGCTGGACTATATAAAGGGCTCGGGTGGCATCTTCCGGGACTGCGCCGTCCACGATTTCGACGTCGTCCGGTGGATCACCGGCCAGCAGGCCGTCGAGGTCTACGCGACCGGCTCGGTGCAGGGCGACCCCCGGTTCGCCGAGTACGGCGATGTCGATACCGCCGCGGTGGTCGTCCGATTCGACGGTGGCGCACTGGGAGTCATCTCCAACGCCCGCTACAACGCCCGCGGCTACGACTGCCGTCTCGAGATCCACGGTTTCGACGATTCGGTGGCCGCCGGCTGGGATCAGGGCGCACCACTGCGCAATGTCGACCCGGCCAACAAGTTCCCCACCGGCCCCGCGCACAACTTCTTCATGGACCGTTTCACCGAGGCGTTCCGCACCGAGCTGGCTGCTTTCGTCGAGGTCGCCGAGGGCGGCCCGGTCCGCGGGGCGACGGTCGCCGACGCCGTCGAGGTGGCCTGGCTGGCCGAGGCCGCCACCGAGTCCCTGCGCCGTGGTACGCCGGTGCGCATCGACGACGTCAAGGGGAAGGTGACCGGCGCATGA
- the iolB gene encoding 5-deoxy-glucuronate isomerase, translating to MNSSWYIPAGSADTPYSVAITPESAGWSECGLHVLELGTDGSVALQTAETEVMILPLSGGGSVVCGDDVFELGARTSVFDGPADMVYLGTGQSYAVTGHGRIAVCAARAARALPNRRLAAADVPVELRGAGNCSRQVHNFGTADTFEADSLIACEVITPGGNWSSYPAHKHDEDSDVETQLEEIYYFEIDDSPAGTTGFGYHRVFGTPSRPIEVLEEVRSGDVVLVPHGYHGPSIAAPGHHMYYLNVMAGSGPERAWRICDNPDHTWLRASWDHQEIDPRLPMRTNRGV from the coding sequence ATGAACAGCTCCTGGTACATCCCGGCGGGGTCGGCCGACACCCCGTACTCCGTGGCCATCACCCCCGAATCGGCGGGCTGGTCCGAATGCGGACTGCACGTCCTCGAGCTGGGCACCGATGGTTCGGTGGCGTTGCAGACCGCCGAGACCGAGGTGATGATCCTGCCGCTGTCGGGCGGGGGCTCGGTCGTATGCGGTGATGACGTGTTCGAACTCGGCGCGCGCACATCGGTTTTCGATGGTCCGGCCGATATGGTCTATCTGGGCACCGGGCAGTCGTATGCGGTGACCGGACACGGGCGCATCGCCGTCTGCGCCGCTCGCGCCGCCCGGGCCCTGCCCAATCGGCGGCTGGCCGCCGCCGATGTACCGGTCGAGTTGCGCGGGGCTGGCAACTGCAGCCGACAGGTGCACAATTTCGGTACCGCGGACACCTTCGAGGCGGATTCGCTGATCGCGTGTGAGGTCATCACGCCCGGCGGTAACTGGTCGAGCTACCCGGCCCACAAACACGATGAGGACAGCGACGTCGAGACCCAGCTAGAAGAGATCTACTACTTCGAGATCGACGACAGCCCCGCCGGCACAACGGGATTCGGCTATCACCGCGTGTTCGGCACACCATCCCGGCCCATCGAGGTACTCGAAGAGGTCCGTTCCGGCGATGTGGTCCTGGTGCCGCACGGCTATCACGGCCCGTCGATCGCCGCACCCGGTCACCACATGTACTACCTGAACGTCATGGCCGGATCCGGCCCCGAGCGGGCGTGGCGGATCTGTGACAACCCCGACCACACCTGGCTGCGCGCCAGCTGGGACCACCAAGAGATCGATCCGCGCCTGCCGATGCGCACGAACCGAGGAGTCTGA